Part of the bacterium genome is shown below.
GGTATCTCACTTGTCAATGCGAAGTTAGATTACGCTCTAAGAGCCGTTGTGGACTTAGCTATGCAATCACACAATAATGCTAGCCAGAGCCGCGAGATTGCTGCTCGCCAAAAAATACCTGGTCCTTACTTAGACCAGATACTAGCCGAACTTAAACGTGCCGGTATCGTGCGAAGCGTCAGGGGCGCAGGTGGTGGGTATCTGCTCAACCGAAGCCCTGCCTTATTGAGCGTTGGTGAAGTGCTGCGCGCATTCACCGGAAGCGATCCCGCCGATTTGGATGATATCAATACAGACTCCTTCGACCCCAGTGCAACTTCAGTAGTTACTAAATTCCGCGTTCGTCTGGAACGATCAGTCGCTCATTTGTTGGAAACGACTTATATTTCCGATTTTGTGAATGAGAAATTGCGCTATGAAGACACCCAGAGCTTCATGCCAAACCTTTAAGCGTCATAA
Proteins encoded:
- a CDS encoding Rrf2 family transcriptional regulator → MSFGISLVNAKLDYALRAVVDLAMQSHNNASQSREIAARQKIPGPYLDQILAELKRAGIVRSVRGAGGGYLLNRSPALLSVGEVLRAFTGSDPADLDDINTDSFDPSATSVVTKFRVRLERSVAHLLETTYISDFVNEKLRYEDTQSFMPNL